The genomic interval AGAAGCATCACGAGCCCGGACAGGATGAGCGCTTCCATGAGGCTTCGAATGGCGTCGGTCCGCGCGCGGGCGAGGCCGTCCGCCTGAGCCACGGCCGTCTCCAGCGCTTCGCGCGTAAGCCCCGCGAGGTGCGCGCAGTAGGGCTCCCCTGCCGCGATGGCTCCGAACGCCCAGTCCGCGAGCGAGGTGAATTTGCCAATCACGTCGCCGAACCCCGCCCACACGAGTTCCTTCGGCGCCCGTTCGAGCACGTCCGTGTCGGCGAAGAGCGCGATGGGCGCCTGCGTCTGGTAGGTCGTCTTGATCCCGCGCACAATGAGGGGCGCGCCGGCGGAAGTGAATCCGTCGACCGACGGCGCCGTCGGCACGCTCACAAACGGAATTCGCATCTTGGAACTCGCAAACCGCGCGATGTCGTGCAGCGTGCCCGAGCCCACCGCCACGAGCGCTTCGACGTCAGGGCCCGTGGCGATGAGCGCCTGAACGATAGACCGCTCGTCCGCCACCACGTCGCCCTGACCGTTCGGCTCGATGAGGCAGGCCGTCCACAAAACGCCGTGATCGGTCAAAGCCTGGGCGAGCGCATCGCCCGCCGCCGCGCGCGTGTGCTCATCCATCACGAGGACCACGCGCCCGTATCGCGCTCGGATCCACGCCGCGGCCTTCGCCAAAGCCCCCGGCCGTACCTCGAGGTGTTCCAACGGGATGGCTTGGTGCGGTTGGCCGCACGGGCAGTCCGTCGCAAGCCTCTTCAGGTCATCCAAGCTCCAATTCACGCGCGTTCCCCCCAAAACAACGCGGGGCTGCGCCGTGGCAGCCCCCACATCCTTCGCTCAGCGGCCGTACACCGCATCGTTCCACCGAAGTTCGTTCGCAATCTGGCGCGGCGTCGAGTGCTCGTCGATCACGACGCACTCCACGCCCATCATGTCGGCGAGGTCCTGCAGTTGCTCCACCGTCACCCGATATGAGAACACCGTGTGATGCGCGCCGCCTGCGAGAATCCAGCTCTCGGCAGCCGACGCGAGCGACGGCAGCGGCTTCCACAACACGCGCGCCA from Alicyclobacillus acidocaldarius subsp. acidocaldarius DSM 446 carries:
- a CDS encoding sn-glycerol-1-phosphate dehydrogenase, which gives rise to MNWSLDDLKRLATDCPCGQPHQAIPLEHLEVRPGALAKAAAWIRARYGRVVLVMDEHTRAAAGDALAQALTDHGVLWTACLIEPNGQGDVVADERSIVQALIATGPDVEALVAVGSGTLHDIARFASSKMRIPFVSVPTAPSVDGFTSAGAPLIVRGIKTTYQTQAPIALFADTDVLERAPKELVWAGFGDVIGKFTSLADWAFGAIAAGEPYCAHLAGLTREALETAVAQADGLARARTDAIRSLMEALILSGLVMLLFGQSHPASGGEHHLSHDWEMEFLRSGRRQILHGLKVAAACGVIADVYHAHVESAVAEAVRAGQAPWASLAGREEEVRAILGSIPSGDHVRALMRRIGAPAEPSELGIERSLVTASLKRAHKLRNRYTMLRLLNETNAL